One Euphorbia lathyris chromosome 1, ddEupLath1.1, whole genome shotgun sequence DNA segment encodes these proteins:
- the LOC136210857 gene encoding protein ROH1A, translating into MPPTTESQPSFLGRISIRRNQVISMDGNHEQELEDLELFQRHVSDRFTHLLSPPEDATTDHSTDHLMSISWLRKLVDVFLCCEAEFKAVLIMGRDPSQICKPPLDRLIPELLERAVKALDICNAVSSGVDSVRQCLKFAEIAVAALEQQPIGDGQVKRAKKALSSLLALMAADDKDFHHCKGAERTWSFGRRGSNSGSNKERAAGNFRSLSMIVAKNWSASKQIQAMSANLVAPRGGEPTGLASPVYIMSSVMVFVMWALVAAMPCQERNGLANHFQIPKQYTWAQSMIGLQEKIGEEWKKKEKKGSTGLLDEMQRMEKLAQSLIEFAEGFQFPVETEKMDEVTAQVTELAEVTRRMEEGLVPLQMQVREVFHRIVRSRTEVLELLDHATKVSQTP; encoded by the coding sequence ATGCCACCGACGACGGAATCCCAACCATCATTTCTCGGTCGAATCAGCATCCGCCGCAATCAAGTCATCTCCATGGACGGCAACCACGAGCAAGAGCTAGAAGACCTCGAGCTCTTCCAAAGGCATGTCTCCGATCGCTTTACCCATTTATTATCTCCGCCGGAGGACGCCACCACCGATCATTCAACCGATCATTTAATGTCAATTTCATGGCTAAGGAAACTCGTCGATGTTTTCTTATGCTGCGAGGCTGAATTCAAAGCCGTACTCATCATGGGCCGCGATCCGTCCCAAATCTGTAAACCTCCCTTGGATCGATTAATCCCGGAGCTCCTCGAACGCGCCGTTAAAGCTTTGGATATATGTAATGCCGTTTCCAGCGGCGTTGATTCCGTCCGCCAGTGTCTGAAATTCGCTGAAATCGCCGTCGCCGCTTTGGAGCAACAACCGATCGGAGACGGCCAAGTGAAACGAGCGAAAAAGGCCTTGAGTTCGCTGCTAGCGTTGATGGCGGCCGACGATAAGGATTTTCATCACTGTAAAGGAGCAGAGAGGACATGGTCGTTCGGGAGAAGAGGATCGAATAGCGGTTCAAATAAGGAACGCGCCGCCGGGAATTTCCGGTCTCTGTCAATGATCGTCGCTAAAAATTGGTCGGCGTCAAAGCAGATTCAAGCTATGTCTGCTAATCTTGTAGCCCCACGCGGCGGAGAACCGACGGGACTGGCTTCGCCGGTGTATATAATGAGTTCAGTTATGGTGTTTGTTATGTGGGCTTTAGTAGCCGCTATGCCGTGTCAAGAGAGGAATGGATTAGCTAACCATTTTCAGATTCCGAAGCAATATACATGGGCACAAAGTATGATTGGATTGCAGGAAAAAATTGGGgaagaatggaagaagaaggagaagaaagggTCTACCGGGTTATTAGATGAAATGCAGAGGATGGAAAAACTGGCGCAGAGTTTGATTGAATTTGCGGAAGGGTTTCAATTTCCAGTTGAGACAGAAAAGATGGATGAAGTAACGGCACAGGTGACGGAACTGGCAGAGGTTACCCGTAGAATGGAAGAAGGATTAGTACCGTTACAAATGCAGGTAAGAGAGGTTTTTCATCGGATTGTAAGGAGCAGAACAGAAGTTCTTGAACTGTTAGATCATGCCACCAAAGTTTCTCAAACTCCATAA